TCTCCGTTCGAGGTAAGGTGCAAAATTGGCAAAGAGGTAAAAGGCACCCCGGGGAATGGGAAAAGTGACTGCGGGGATTTCCTCCATACCTTGAATCATGAGTTTTCTTCTTCGGTCAAACTTTTCGACCATTTCTTGAATTAGTTGGATGTTGGAGTTTAGAGCGGCAATGGCTGCCTTCTGGCTGATGGAGGTAGGGTTTGAGGTAGAATGGTCCTGAATTTTTTCCATGGCTTTGATGACCTCTTTAGGTCCAGCAGTATACCCGATACGCCACCCGGTCATAGAAAAGGTTTTGGAAACACCGTTAACGATAATGGTTCTTTCTTTCATTCCTGGAAAAGTGGCGATACTTACCGGGAATTCACATTCGTACACTAAATGCTCGTAAATTTCGTCTGAAATCACGGCCATGTCATAATGCCGGATTATCTCGGCAATTTCCCCTAGGAGCTCTTTTTCCAGCACCACACCACTGGGATTGGAGGGGTTGTTGAGGAGAAGAAGACGGGTTTGGGGGGTAATTTTCCGTTTGAGTTCTTCCAGGGAAAAAACCAGGGTTTCAGGATGACACTCAAGAATTACTGGAACTCCTCCAGCCAGTTTAATCTGTTCCGCGTAGGTAACCCAGTAGGGGCGGGGGAGGAGTACTTCATCTTGGGGATTACACAGTGCCATGATGGCATTGTAAAGGGAGTGTTTGGCACCACAAGAAACGATGATTTCTTCCTTCTCGTACCTGAGGCCATTTTCCCGGAGGAGCTTTGCACAAATGGCTTCCTTGAGTTCGGGGATTCCCGAGGTAGGGGTGTATTTGGTGAAACCCTGGTCAATGGCCTTTTTTGCTTCTTCTTTAATTGGTAGAGGTGTATCGAAATCGGGTTCTCCGGCACTGAAAGAGATGACATCGATGCCTTCCTGCTTCATGGTTTTCGCTTTGGCGGAGATTGATAACGTCGCAGATGGTTCAATTTGGTGTGCTCTCTCGGCAATTCGCATACCGTACCCCCTTTGATTGTTGCTTTCCGCTTATTTCGGGAGTATACTTGATTACGTTGAGCTTGGGCTTTTGGTTTGGCGGAAAGTTTTATTTTTTCTTATATGGGAAATCGTTTTAAAAGTCAATACTTTTGAGGGAGGTGTTGTGGTTGAAGGTCGGAGTGTTTTTGGTGTTGTTCCAGAATGAACCTCTGGAAAAGGCTTTGGATTACGTAAAGGGTGCGGGAATAGAGGCAGTTGAGATTGGTACCGGTGGTTATCCCAGCAATGCTCACTGCCAGCCTGGAAAGGTTTTGGAAAGTC
The Atribacterota bacterium DNA segment above includes these coding regions:
- a CDS encoding pyridoxal phosphate-dependent aminotransferase — translated: MRIAERAHQIEPSATLSISAKAKTMKQEGIDVISFSAGEPDFDTPLPIKEEAKKAIDQGFTKYTPTSGIPELKEAICAKLLRENGLRYEKEEIIVSCGAKHSLYNAIMALCNPQDEVLLPRPYWVTYAEQIKLAGGVPVILECHPETLVFSLEELKRKITPQTRLLLLNNPSNPSGVVLEKELLGEIAEIIRHYDMAVISDEIYEHLVYECEFPVSIATFPGMKERTIIVNGVSKTFSMTGWRIGYTAGPKEVIKAMEKIQDHSTSNPTSISQKAAIAALNSNIQLIQEMVEKFDRRRKLMIQGMEEIPAVTFPIPRGAFYLFANFAPYLERRFEGTRIGTSMKLAEILLEKAHIACVPGVAFGMEGYLRFSYATSESNIEKGMLRLRDFLTKL